One region of Peribacillus simplex genomic DNA includes:
- a CDS encoding DEAD/DEAH box helicase: MNELNFTDYTLSDEIVRALESLGYQRPTEVQREVIPVALKRQDLVVKSQTGSGKTAAFGIPICEMVDWEENKPQALILTPTRELAVQVKEDITNIGRFKRIKATAVYGKHPFALQKAELKQKSHVVVGTPGRVLDHIEKGTFVLERLTHLVIDEADEMLNMGFIDQVEAIIKELPKERVTMLFSATLPESIKKLCKQYMKDPLDIEIKAKGLTTEKIEHALIEVREDDKFSLLRDVTITENPDSCIIFCRTKDRVDQVCEMLMDQEYPCDMIHGGMLQEDRLAVMNEFRRGEFRYLVATDVAARGIDIDNITHVINYDLPLEKESYVHRTGRTGRAGKKGKAITFVTPYEDKFLTEIQGYIGFEIPKMPVPSKEDVSNKKMDFEAKLEARPKIKKDKSEKLNKQIMKLYFNGGKKKKIRAVDFVGTIAKIDGVNAEDIGIITIQDNVSYVEILNEKGPLVLKVMKNTKVKGKLLKVSEAFKN; the protein is encoded by the coding sequence ATGAATGAATTGAATTTTACTGATTATACATTAAGTGATGAAATTGTAAGGGCATTAGAAAGCTTGGGTTACCAACGTCCAACCGAAGTACAGCGCGAAGTGATTCCAGTGGCATTGAAAAGGCAGGATCTTGTCGTAAAATCCCAAACAGGCAGTGGCAAGACCGCTGCATTCGGCATACCGATATGCGAAATGGTCGATTGGGAGGAGAATAAGCCTCAGGCGCTTATTTTAACACCGACACGTGAGCTTGCTGTACAGGTAAAAGAGGATATTACGAATATTGGCAGATTTAAACGGATAAAGGCAACGGCGGTTTATGGAAAACATCCATTCGCTTTGCAAAAAGCGGAATTGAAACAAAAGAGCCATGTAGTCGTTGGAACCCCGGGGCGTGTTCTGGATCATATCGAGAAAGGGACATTCGTCCTGGAACGTTTAACTCATTTAGTTATTGATGAAGCGGATGAAATGCTGAATATGGGCTTCATTGATCAAGTGGAGGCCATCATTAAAGAGCTTCCTAAAGAAAGAGTAACCATGCTGTTCTCCGCTACGTTACCTGAGAGCATAAAAAAGCTTTGTAAGCAGTATATGAAAGATCCTTTGGATATTGAAATCAAGGCTAAGGGGTTAACGACCGAAAAAATTGAACATGCTCTTATTGAAGTGAGAGAGGATGATAAGTTTTCCCTGCTTAGAGATGTAACCATCACGGAAAACCCCGATAGCTGCATCATTTTCTGTCGGACGAAAGATAGGGTCGACCAAGTATGTGAAATGCTAATGGATCAGGAATATCCTTGTGATATGATTCACGGCGGCATGCTTCAGGAAGATCGTCTTGCAGTGATGAATGAATTCAGAAGAGGTGAATTCCGCTATTTGGTTGCGACAGATGTTGCTGCACGCGGAATTGACATCGACAATATAACCCATGTGATTAACTATGACCTGCCATTGGAAAAGGAAAGTTACGTACATCGAACTGGAAGAACGGGCCGTGCAGGTAAAAAAGGAAAAGCCATTACTTTTGTGACGCCGTACGAAGACAAATTCCTTACTGAGATTCAAGGATATATCGGTTTTGAAATCCCTAAGATGCCCGTTCCATCAAAAGAGGATGTCTCCAATAAAAAAATGGATTTCGAAGCAAAACTGGAAGCTCGTCCAAAGATAAAAAAAGATAAAAGTGAAAAATTGAATAAACAAATCATGAAGCTGTATTTTAATGGCGGAAAGAAAAAGAAAATCAGGGCTGTTGATTTTGTCGGAACTATCGCAAAGATTGATGGAGTGAATGCTGAGGATATCGGGATCATTACGATTCAGGATAATGTTTCTTATGTGGAAATATTGAATGAAAAGGGACCGCTTGTCTTGAAAGTGATGAAAAATACGAAAGTAAAAGGGAAACTTTTGAAGGTTTCAGAGGCCTTTAAGAACTAA
- a CDS encoding heme oxygenase — protein MIIVTNRIRVKKGMGAVMAPGFTAPGPLDTTEGFVKVEVLLTQNLSDHDELSVNMYWESLDNFTAWRNSDAFKAAHKRPEPSSGEAKKESPILGSELTTYEVASVKEIAK, from the coding sequence ATGATAATCGTAACGAATAGAATCAGAGTCAAAAAAGGTATGGGGGCAGTCATGGCCCCAGGATTCACTGCTCCAGGTCCACTTGATACTACGGAAGGCTTCGTAAAAGTTGAAGTATTATTAACGCAGAACTTATCGGATCACGATGAACTAAGCGTTAACATGTACTGGGAAAGCCTTGATAACTTTACTGCTTGGAGAAATAGCGATGCATTCAAAGCTGCACATAAACGGCCTGAACCAAGTTCCGGTGAAGCTAAAAAAGAATCTCCAATTCTAGGCAGCGAGCTAACTACGTATGAAGTCGCCTCGGTAAAAGAAATAGCTAAATAA
- the rlmN gene encoding 23S rRNA (adenine(2503)-C(2))-methyltransferase RlmN, whose protein sequence is MNKESIYGLTFEQLTAWLLDHGHKKFRASQVWEWLYRTRVTSFSEMTDVNKECIKLLEEHFVIQTLTEHVKQESADGTIKFLFKLQDGNLIETVMMRHKYGISVCVTTQVGCNIGCSFCASGLLAKSRDLSSGEIVEQIMNVQLHLDKLEQEDVVSHVVVMGIGEPFDNFENMIDFLKVLMDHKGLAIAARRITVSTSGLANKIYEFTDTKLQVNLAISLHAPNNELRTRIMKINRGIPIEKLMKSLDYYLEKTNRRITIEYILLKDVNDHQEEAEQLADLLDDKKHRLYVNLIPYNPVDEHSQYQRSEKESVLSFYDTLKKRGVNCKIRQEHGTDIDAACGQLRSKQIKKAEAQ, encoded by the coding sequence ATGAATAAAGAGTCCATTTATGGTTTAACATTCGAACAATTAACAGCATGGCTTTTGGACCATGGCCATAAAAAATTCAGAGCTTCCCAAGTCTGGGAGTGGCTTTATAGAACACGTGTGACGAGTTTCTCTGAAATGACGGATGTTAATAAAGAGTGCATAAAATTACTTGAAGAGCACTTTGTCATCCAGACTTTGACTGAGCACGTTAAGCAAGAATCAGCAGATGGTACGATCAAGTTCTTGTTTAAATTACAGGATGGAAACCTTATCGAAACGGTTATGATGAGACATAAATACGGAATTTCGGTTTGTGTCACCACCCAAGTGGGCTGTAATATTGGCTGCAGTTTCTGTGCCAGTGGATTATTGGCCAAAAGCCGTGATCTATCCAGCGGGGAAATAGTGGAACAAATCATGAACGTTCAATTGCATCTAGATAAATTGGAACAAGAGGATGTTGTAAGCCATGTTGTTGTAATGGGTATTGGTGAGCCGTTCGATAACTTTGAAAATATGATAGACTTTTTGAAGGTGCTCATGGACCATAAGGGTCTTGCTATCGCTGCTAGGCGGATTACTGTTTCGACGAGCGGTCTTGCCAACAAGATTTATGAATTCACCGATACTAAATTACAGGTGAATTTGGCCATCTCATTACATGCGCCAAATAATGAACTTAGGACACGAATCATGAAAATAAACCGAGGTATTCCGATAGAAAAATTAATGAAATCTCTTGATTATTATTTAGAGAAAACGAATAGGAGAATTACGATTGAATATATCCTATTGAAAGATGTCAATGACCATCAAGAAGAAGCCGAGCAACTCGCCGACCTTCTTGATGACAAAAAACATCGGCTCTATGTCAACCTGATTCCATATAATCCTGTAGATGAGCATAGCCAATACCAAAGAAGTGAAAAAGAGTCCGTTCTCTCGTTCTATGATACGCTGAAAAAGAGAGGCGTAAATTGTAAAATCCGCCAAGAACATGGAACGGATATTGATGCAGCTTGCGGACAGCTAAGAAGCAAACAAATCAAGAAAGCTGAAGCCCAATAA
- the rlmH gene encoding 23S rRNA (pseudouridine(1915)-N(3))-methyltransferase RlmH, producing MKITIITVGKLKEKYLKQGIAEYTKRLSAYANIELVEVPDEKAPENLSAADMDIVKQKEGERILAKVSPDTYVITLEINGKQLTSEQLATQIDQLATYGKSKIAFIIGGSLGLSTEVVSRSDYALSFSKMTFPHQLMKLVLLEQIYRAFRINRNEPYHK from the coding sequence ATGAAAATAACGATTATTACTGTTGGCAAGCTAAAGGAAAAATACTTAAAGCAAGGAATTGCTGAATATACAAAAAGGTTAAGTGCCTATGCTAATATAGAACTTGTTGAAGTACCGGATGAAAAAGCTCCAGAGAACCTGAGTGCTGCGGACATGGACATCGTAAAGCAAAAGGAAGGTGAACGTATCCTGGCCAAAGTCAGCCCGGACACCTACGTAATAACGCTTGAAATCAATGGAAAACAGCTTACTTCCGAGCAGCTGGCCACTCAAATCGATCAGCTCGCCACTTATGGAAAGAGCAAAATTGCCTTTATTATTGGCGGGTCTCTTGGGCTTAGCACTGAGGTGGTTTCAAGAAGTGATTATGCCCTTTCCTTCTCTAAAATGACCTTTCCGCATCAATTAATGAAACTAGTTCTATTGGAGCAAATATATCGGGCTTTTCGGATAAATAGAAATGAACCATATCATAAATGA